Below is a genomic region from Desulfobacter sp..
CGGCCGTGGCCCTGGCCAAGCTCATGCTCATGAATGCCAGGGGAAAAATTCTACCGGATTTCAACTATGATGAAAAATTTTCCATTCTCAATCAATGCGAAAATTTAAGGCCTGCCCAAAAGATGATTGACCAGACCCCGGGCAAACCATTGAGGTTTGCCGCCAATGTCAATGGGATCGGCGGCAACCACGGCCATCTGATCATGGGCAGCCTGCCCAGAGCTCTGGACCCGGCCGGAAATACCGCCGGAACTGAACCTGCCCTAACCGCTGATTCGCCTGTGGCGGCCGCCATGGCAGTCCCGGCAGCGGCCATGTCCAAAGAACACCAAACGCCTGAATCAAGAGATCTTGTGCTGACCGATACCCCCCATTCCGCAGACCCCCGTGGTAAACGACTGCGCATGGTGGCCCTTCTCTCCGGCCAGGGGGCCCAGCGTCCGGGCATGATGAAAGAGCTGTACGCGTCTGACGATCATATCCGATCGGTGATGGACAAGGGCGAAGCCATTTTTAAAAAATCCAGGGGATATTCTCTGCTGGATCTTATGTTTGGAGAAGATGATCAGCTCAACTCCACCCAGAACACCCAGCCCAGTGTGTTTCTTTCCTCTGCAGCGCTGTGCAGCCGGCTGGCCATGGAAGGGTTTTCACCCGATTATTATATCGGCCACAGCGTGGGAGAATATACCGCCCTTTTTTGTTCCGGGGTACTCGGGTTTGAAGATGCCATGAATCTGATTATCAAACGGTCGGATCTGATGTTTCAAAGCACCCTGGAAAACCCGGGCAAAATCATGGTGGTGTTTAAAAATGAAAAACTCACCCAGGCGTTGATCCGCAAATCCTATGTCTCCAATATTTATATCACCAACAAGAATTCGGAAAAACAGACGGCCGTCTCCGGCCGGGCCCAGGATATTGAGCTTTTCTGCAAGTTTTTAAGCAGGGAAGGTGAGGTGTATAAAAAACTCAACCTCACCGGCGCCTTTCACACCCCCATGCTGGACGGGGCGGCAACATCCCTTCGGACCTATCTGGATACATTGAAGTTTAGTTCCTCAGGTTATGGCCGGATTATTTCCAATACCCTGGCCAGACCCTATCCTGAAGATCCGGAAGCGGTAAAAGATCTTTTGGCCCGCCAGATCACAAGCCCTGTGGAATTTATAAAATCCATTGAATATGTATACCGGTCCGGCCAGACCCATTTCATTGAAATCGGGCCATCAAGACTGCTGGTCAACCTGCTCAAACATATCAATATCGGAGAGTTCGGCACAGCCGTGTCCGTGGACGGGCGCAAGGGTGAACTTGAGTCGTTTGAGGCCTGCCGCAAATATCTCATGGACTGCTCCAGCCTGTTTGAACCGCGGCCTGTCCAATCGGTCAATGAAAATTTTGAAAATAAAGAGGAGCTGTCCCCAATAGAAATGTCTCAGGATTTTGAGTCCTTTAAACAAAACAACAAGTCTGCAGTTGACCAGATTTTATTCAAGGAATTTAAGCGCCTTAAAGAACAGGCGGCCGTAGATGCCATGGAACGGTTTGAATTTAACACCGATGGGATTGTGATTTCAGGCGTTTCCGTGGGGCTGCCCGGCAAGGGGCGTTAGGTCTTTGCCAAGGATAATTTTGATGCCATTCTCAACGGGGAAAATTTTATTGAACCCCTGGATTCAAGGGCCCTTGCAGGATTTACCGACAAGAATATCACCAAATTGTTCAAGCAGCCCGACGGAAATGCCAGATTTGTCCAGATTACCCGAACCGAGGATGTGATCCATCTGGCAGGGCAGCTGGGCTATTTTAATCTCACCGATGAATACGGCATAAAAGAACAATATGATGTGGCCATGGCCATGGGCATTGCCGCAGGCATTGAGGCCCTCAAAGATGCCAACATCCCTCTGGTCATGCAGTACAAAAAGGTCAAAGACGGCCGTTCCATGATTCCGGACGGTTTTGCCCTGCCCCAGGAGATGCAGGAGGATACCGGCATCATCATTACCTCGCTCTGGCCCAACGGAGAGACCCTGATTTCAGAACTTGAAAAATACTATTATGAAACCTTGTTTCTCAAACCCTATGAGGAATTTGAAAAAATTTATTATTACCTCATGGAAAAGGTGAGCGATCTTGGGATCAAAGATGAGCTCACCGACTGGTTTTTCAAGGCCAAATCCCGGAAAAGAGCGGATATTGGATCCTATAAGTTTGACAGAAATTTTCTGCTCAATGCCTGTCCTCTGGGATCGGCCCACCTGGCCCAGATCATCAAGGCCAAAGGGCCCAATACCCTGGTCTCTTCTGCCTGTGCCTCCACCACTCTGGCCATGGGCATTGCCGAAGACTGGATCCGGGTGGGCCGGTGCAAACGGGTCTTGGTTGTGGGGGGAGAGAATGCCACATCCCCGCACCAGGGCCAGTGGATTGGTTCGGGATTTTTAGCCCTGGGCGCCGCCACCATTAAAAAGCGGATCTCCGAGGCAGCCAAACCCTTTGACGAGGATCGGAACGGCACCATCCTCGGTGCCGGTGCCGTGGGCCTGGTCATCGAAGACAAAGGATCTGCCGCCCAGAGGGGCATGAACGGCCAGTGCGAGATTTTGGGCACCCACATTGCCAATTCCGCCTATCACGCCTACAATATTGATGTGCCCCATATGTCCTATGAGATGAAAAAATTTATCGTCAAGGTGGAGAAAAAAAAATCATCTGACCAAGGACCAGTATGCGGACAAACTTTTGTTCATGTCCCATGAAACCTATACCCCGGCCCGGGGCGGAAGTGCCGATGCCGAAGTCCAGGCCCTGGAAAGCACCTTTGCCAATCATTTGAGCAAAATATGCATTTCCAATACCAAGGGATTTACCGGTCATACCCTGGGAGCGGCTGTGGAAGATGTGGTCATGGTCAAGGCCTTGCAGAAGAGAAAAGCCCCGCCCATTGCCAATCTTTCCAAAATTCCAAAAGAGTTTAGAAAGCTTAATTTTTCCGGCCAGAAAAAGATTGACGCTGAATACGGACTTCATCTGGCGGCCGGGTTTGGGTCTCATTTTGCCTTTGTATTTGTCAAACGGGTGGAGGAAAATCCCGTCAAAGGCAACCGGGTCTATCAAAAATGGCTAAGACAGGTTTCCGGCTCCCAGAATCCCGAACTTAAGACCATTGACAACACTCTCTGCCTGGTGGCCGGGGACAAGGCCCCCTTAAATTCCCGGGATAAGATGGTGTCGGCCAATGAAAATATGGCACCCTTGCAGAACAATAGGGCTGAAAAATCCGTTGTTCTACCGGCACTTTCCTTGACCGGGGCATCAGCCCAGGTGCTTGAGCCTGCGGCCAGGCCCGTGGCAAAGGTCAGGCAGATCATTGCCGAGCAGACCGGGTATGAACAGGATATGCTTGAAGATGATCTGGATCTTGAGGCGGACCTTGGCATTGACACGGTCAAACAGGTGGAGATCTTTGCGAAAATTGCATCTGTGTTTGAATTTTCAGTGCCCGATGACCTCAAGCTCAGGGAGCTGAACACCATTGCAAAGCTTGGGGCCTATATTGAGGCACAATCTTCGGGTACCGCCTCCAATGCCGGGGACAGGGTATATTTTCAGGCCTCGCTCAACAATGAAATCTGGATATCTGATATTAGGTTCATCCGATTAATGCGTACCTTTTATTGTGAAGGTCCAAAAGTTTCAACCTGAAAAACTCCGAATCCCTGTATCCATAAGCTTTCCGTTTCATGGTTTTTATCTTGTTATTTGTCCCTTCTAAAGGACCTGTAGATATCCTGTAATCATAGTATGAAAGGATTCTTTGCCTGTGCACAGCCAAGGTCTTGGCAAATTTCATCAACATTGGAATTTTGGAAATATTGGCCAGATTGATCCAATTGCTGACTATCTTTTCAGCTGTTTCTTTTTTCTTTTGATTCCATATTTGCCTGAGTTCCTCTTTCATGTAGTAGACTACCAATAGCGGCTGATTTATTTTCAATGCTTCTTCTAACCGTTGGGCCTCCTTCTTGTCATCACTGAGGTTTTCGGGATTTTTTAACAAAAGCCACCGGACTCCCTTCAGAAGTTTTTGTTGCCCGGTATTGGCAAGAAGGTTGTAGAGCTTTCGCCTGAAATCCGACAGTTTCTCATTGAACAATTTAACAACATGAAATCTGTCAAAGACAATTGCTGAACCAGAAAGATTTTCAATAACAGCACTCAAGTATGCCGGGGACATATCGATGCTGACGGCTTTGATTTTTGCTTTCGATATTTTCACTTTTGTCCAAAAAGATTTCAAAGCTTCACCACCTTTTCCTTCTCCCACGTGCAGAATTCTACCGGATTCCAGATCCATCACGATGGTCAAGTATTTATGCCCTTTCCCTATGGAAATTTCATCTATGGCAATCTGCCGGACTTTCTCAAGGGGGATATTTCGATAACGCCTCAGCAGGTCTTCTTTCTGGATCTGCTTTATCGTATCCCAGCTGATCCTTAAATGGATGGCAATATCTTTGATTGTCATGAACTGAGACAACTCCAAGACATACCGTTCAAAAGCCCGGGTATAGCTTTTCCCCTCCTGGGCAAAGGATAGTTTGATTTGCCGGACAAATTGACAGAACGAACACCAAATTCTCTGGATAGCCGTCCTGAGAATCACGGGTTTTGAACCTACCGGTATTGTTCTGAGATCTCTTGTCACAATCCCTTTCCTGGTGACGGACCTGGAATTACATTCCGGGCATTTTACCGCCTCCGGTTTTGGTATGAGTTCAAAAGTGATTATTCCACCGATGAAACGCGTTGTTTTATAAAAGTAGTCACGAAGGCCAAAGGCATGGTATATGAAGCTTGTGGACATTAATTCATTCTCCGATTTTGTGCGAATAACACAAAAAAATTAGAACATGATCATGTTCACACCATCATTTCAAGCATAAAAATCCTTACTGTGTTATTGCCTTCCCAGTGATGTTTCTCAGTCCAGGTACGCGATTTTCTGATGAACCTGATATTATTGTCTCACGGGAGTCCGGAAAAAAGGTCTTTGTGATCTCAGTCCCCCTGAGAAAGGGGGGGAAGATTGTGGGGGTTCTGGCCGGCGCCGTCAATGTTTCCGGGTTCAGTTCTTTTTTTATCCATGATTTTGAGCTGGGCCAGGAGGGATTTGCCTATTTGGCCCAGGAAGACGGTCTGGTCGTGTCGGTCTCAGATCCTTCCATTCCCCTGACCTGGATTGGTATCCATGAGTTCGGACAAACGATTCTGGCCACAGGCAAGGGGTCCATTGTCTTTGATTATATCCAAAGGCAATGGCTATCCGCCTATGAGACCCTGGAAAATAAAAAATGGATTTTTGTGGTGACCCAGTCTCTGGATGAAGCCTTTCTGGCAGCCCAGAAGATCGGCTGGTACACCGGGGTCATTGGGTTGGTCTCTTTGGTTCTCATTGGGGTGGTGGTGGTTTATTTTTTCAGAAAATTGGTTTATGAACGGTTTGACCGGATGCTGGATGCCATTGGCAAGGTGGAGAGAGGAGACCTGGATGTCAGAATCACAGGCGGAGATGAAAATGATGAAATCGGCGCCCTGTCCAAGGCCTTTAACCGGATGGCAGACCGGCTTAAAACCACATTGTCCAGCCTCCATGGAGAAATCCAGGTCCGGAAAAAAATAGAAGCCTCCCTGGCCAGGCACAGGGATACGCTGGAGGTCTCCGTGGCCCAAAGGACATCAGAACTGGTTTCCCTTCAGAATTATCTTGAAGATGTGATCAATTCCATGCCCTCGATCATTGTGGGCGTCACCCATGAAATGGAAATCACCCAATGGAACCTCAAGGCAGATGCGATTACGGGGATTTCAGGAAAGCGTGCCAGGGGCAGCTTGTTCCAGGACAGGTTTCCCCATCTCAAATGGATGGCCAAAGAGATGGCAGATGCCGTGGGGGATAAAAAGGTTTTTTTTAAAGCCCGGGTGGCAAGGCCGGATGACAAAAGGCCCGGGTACGAAGATATTACCCTCTATCCCCTGATGGCCAAGGATATGAAAGGGGCCGTGATTCGCATTGACGATGTGACCGAACAGGCAGCATTGGAGGCGAGCATGATCCAGACGGAAAAAATGTTTTCCCTGGGCGGACTTGCCGCGGGCATGGCCCATGAGATCAACAATCCCCTTGCCGGGATTATTCAAAATCTCCAGGTGATGAAAAACAGGATTTCTCCTGAGTTGCCCAAAAATCGTGAAACAGCAGAAGAGCTGGGCCTGGATTTAAACCTGTTTGAAAATTATATGGAAAAACGCGGGATGTTCAGGCTCATGGACTCTGCTGTCATGGCCGGGGGCAGGGCTGCTTCAATTGTGGACAACATGCTTTCGTTCAGCCGCCAGGAGTCTGCCCATCTGTCTGAGATCCACCTTCCCGACCTTGTGGACCAGGCCATTGAGCTGGCCTATAATGATTATTCTTTGAAAAAAAAGCATGATTTTAAAAATATTAAAATCATCCGCAATTATGCTGCCAAGGATTTAAGGATCAAGGGGCATCCGTCCATGCTCCAGCAGGTCTTTTTCAATCTTTTGAAAAACGGCGCCCAGGCCATGGGTGCCCCCCCCTGTCCCGGAATCCTGAGTTCACCATTTCCATTGACCTTAAGGACCGCATGGCGGTTATTCATGTTGCAGATAATGGGCCGGGCATGGATAAAAAGGTCCGTCAAAGGATATTTGAACCTTTTTATACCACAAAGGAGATCGGGGACGGTACAGGGCTTGGTCTTTCTGTCTCTTACTTTATCATTGCTGAAAACCACGGTGGTACCATTGACGTGGTGTCAGACCCTGGAAAAGGCTGTACTTTTGTAATTGAACTGCCCGTGGACGGACCTGATGGGGTCCGTCCTAAGGCCTAACCGATAGATGGGTTAAAAGGTTATAATTTTATATCCTTTTTTTGTAAAATCTGTCATTGACGGATGGCCTGACATTTTACCAACCAGCTCAATGCCTTCCTTTTCAATGGCCTCGATAGCCTTGAGTTTTGTGGCACAGGCCCTGCAAGCCCCGTAAAACAGGTTCAGGGATTTGGCTTTCTGGTAAAGGGTGTTTAAAAAATGTCCGGGTTTGGCCATTTCTTCCACCAACGTGACAGATTCTCCTTCCAGAACAATGAGCCCCTCCTGTCCTTTTTCTTTCATTTCAATACTGTTGAGCAGCACATGGATAAAGCAGAGGGGATCTCCCCTGAACGCAAATAAAACCATTTTATTCATTTTTATTTTCTCCTTTGATGAGGTTTAGCATGGAACCGGGCATGGGGGCTGCCACCACCCGTCCTTTAACACAGAGCCTGCCTTTGGCATGGACTTTGACGGAGACAACCACTTTTTTAGGGGAGATCTCTTCTGTTTTTCCTCTGATTTCAAGCTCAACTCCCAGGGGGGTGGGGGCCAGGTAATCCACATGAATGGAGGCCGTGACAAAGCGCAGGGCAGGTTCGGAATCCATGGGCCGTCCCTGTTGGCGATATGTTGCGCCAGCCGCCGTTCCTGTACCGTGGCAGTCGATTAAAGAGGCAAGAAGACCGCCGTAGACAAACCCGGGTACGGCGGGGTAATAGTCCTGGAATGCGTTTTCAGACATGGCTTTCTCCAAGATACGGGTGAACTTTTTTGTTGCAACCTTAGGGCTAAAGAACGGATCCAAGTCTAATACGATTCTGATGGGAAATCAAACAGGTTCCTTATTTTTATTTCCGCATTCCTGATACCTGGTCAAGGCCCCGGACAAACATGCCAGCGTCCTGCCGGCGAATGACCGTGTGGCTCACACCCAGGCGCGTCATGCCAATGGTCCATTGTTTTTTTCAATGGGTTTTGGATTTTATTAGTCAAATTATGAATTTGATTCTCCAAGGAGGTTTGTATTAGGGATATGTGTCTTGTACCGCCATCCTGCGGAATGCATATTTTTTCGTGAAAAAAATGAGTTGACGCGGATAAAAGTAAAAATGCGCTACCCAAAAAACGGTTGAATACCCAAAGAAGAGGAGAAAAAAATGATAGAATCCTATGAACCCATGTGGAAGGACCTTGGACTGGATCTTGAGGCCCATGACGCCCTGCTCACTGTTTTGGGAACGGCCTATACCGATATTTACCTGGCCCAGGAAAACCGGCCCGAAGGCATGGCTTATTTTGATTTTGTCATGTCCGAGGTGCATGGTCTGAGAATCAAGGAATTGTTGGATGAAAAAAAGGCGGGCCGGAAAATTATCGGCTCCTATTGCGTGTTTGTGCCAGAAGAGATCGTTCTTGCGGCCAATGCCACCCTGGTGGGGCTGTGCTCCGGTGCTGATTTTGCCATGGATGCCGTGGAAAAGTACCTGCCCAGAAATACCTGCGCTTTGATCAAATCCGCCATGGGGTTTAAACTGGGAAAGGTCTGTCCCTATCTTGAAGCCGCAGACATGGTGGTGGGGGAAAACACCTGTGACGGCAAGAAAAAAGCATATGAATCCATGAACGACCTCATGGACAATCTGTATATCATGGACCTGCCCCAGATAAAAACAGACCAGGGCAGAATTCTTTTAAAATCGGAATACAACCGGTTTAAAACTGCTGTGGAAGAACTGACCGGGACTTGCATTACAAAAGAGTCCCTTGGGGCCGCCATCGAACAGGTGAATGCCAAGCGGTCTGCCCTTCATCGCCTGGCAAAGATTAGAAGCGCTAAGCCTTCTCCCATATCCGGCCTGGATGCCCTGCTGGTAAACCAGGTGGCCTTCTATGACAATCCGGACCGGTTTACCCAGTCGTTGAACACGATCTGTGATGAATTGGAAAAACGCATTGAAAAAAAACAAGGTGGTTCCGGCCCCGGGATTCCCCGGGTGCTCATCTCCGGATGTCCCATGGCGGTGCCCAATTGGAAGCTGCCCTGGATCATAGAATCTTCAGGTGCCGTGATTGTGGGGGAAGAATCCTGTGTGGGCGAGCGGGGATGCCGAAACCTTACAGATGTTTCCGGCACTACGGTAGATGCCCTGATGGATGCCATAACCGACCGGTATTTTGGGGTGGACTGCGCCATTTTTACCCCGAATCAAGAACGGCTGGATCACATCCTTGAAATGGCCCAACGCTATGGGGCAGACGGGGTGATTCATTACGGCCTTCAATTTTGCCAGCCCTATACCATGGAAGCCATTCCCGTGGAAAAGGCATTGGAAGAAAAGGGGCTGCCCTGCCTGAGACTTGAAACAGACTATGGCATGGAAGATGTCGAGCCCATAAAAACAAGGGTAGAAGCCTTCGTGGAACAGCTGGGAGATTCTGACCGGGTATGAAGAACAATGATCAAGACGCCATTAAAAAGCCCTTGCCCTATCTTTTGTTTGACGATGTTTATTTAAAAAAGATTGAGAACAGGGGGTATGAACAGGCCGTGGCCTTGAGTGCTGGGGGAAATAAAGTTGTGGGCACCTATTGTGCCTTTACCCCCAAAGAGATTGTGGCGGCTGCCGGCGGCATACCCGTGTCCCTGTGCGCCGGGTCTGAAGATTCTTTTACCGCTGCCGAGGCCCATCTGCCCCCCGTCCTTTGTCCTTTGATAAAATCCAGTTACGGCCATGCCCTGGCAGATACCTGTCCCTATTTTCACATGGCAGACTTTCTTTTGGCCGATGCCACCTGTGACGGGAAAAAAAAAGATGTTTGAACTTTTGCCTCGGCTCAAACCTCTTCATCTGCTGCTGTTGCCCCAGAGTCCGGATCCTGAAATCAGCCTGGGTGTCTGGAAGGATGAATTGTTCTGGGTTAAAAAGTTTTTGGAAACCCAGATGGACACAAGGATCACGGATGAGGCCTTGGCCCAAAAAATCCGGCTCTATAACCGGCTTCGCAGGACTGTGGAAAAGGTGTATCAGATGAATACCGGGCCGATTCCTCTGGTCTACGGATATGAGATTAATAGGATCACCTCCATGGCGGGATTTGAATGCGATCTTGAGGCCAGGATTCAGGACATGGCCGCGGCCATGGAAAAAATCCGTGAGCGGGTCGGCCAGGATTTTCTAAACGAGATGAAACACCGGCCGAGAATACTGCTCACCGGCTGTCCCACCACCAATAAAAAGTTGCTCCACCTCATTGAGGAACAAGGCGGGGTGGTGGTGGCCATGGAGACTTGCAACGGGCTCAAACCCGTGGGGAAAAGGGTGAAAGAGGGCCAGGACCCCATGGACAGCCTGGCCCGGAAATACCTGGACATTGCCTGCGCCTGTATGAGCCCCAATACCCGACGCCTGGACCTTATCGGCGACCTCATTGAGCAATACCGGGTGGACGGGGTCATTGATCTGACCTGGAATGCCTGCCATACTTATAATGTGGAGTCATTCACACTCCAAGAAGCGGTTCAGGACCGGTTTGACACCCCCTATATCCAGATTTTAACGGACTATTCCCAAAATGATCTGGGCCAGCTTGCCACCCGGGTCCAGGCCTTTCTTGAGATGATTGTTTAATACCTTTGCCCCCCCCCTGCAATTAAACGAAAAAAGGAAACAAGGACAGGGGAGCGGATCATGATTTTGAAAATTAAATCGTTTATATAGACCCAAGATGAAGGAGTACCCATGACCTATGCTGGGATTGATATTGGATCACGGTCCATTGAATTGGTAATTATCGATGAAAACGGCCAAATAGCTGAATGCCTGAAAACAGATACCGGGTTTAATCCCGTGGCCCAGGCCCAAACACTGATAAAAGGGCGCACCTTTGAAAAGATCATGGCCACAGGGTACGGCAGGGGCCTGTTTGAAATGGCCTTTGACCATGCCCAAACCGTGACCGAGATCAAGGCCCATGCCCGGGGGGTTGTCCATGAGTTTGAGGATGCCGCTTCCATTCTGGATATCGGGGGCCAGGATTCCAAGGCCATTGCCCTGAATGCCAAAGGACGGGTGATTAAGTTTGAAATGAATGACCGGTGCGCCGCAGGCACGGGCAAATTTTTAGAGATCATGGCCAAAAACCTGGGATTTTCACTGGACCAATTCGGTGTGGCTGCCCTGGCTGCAAATCAGGATTTAAGCATTAATTCCATGTGTACGGTTTTTGCCGAATCCGAGGTTACCTCCCTCATTGCCCAGGGCGCAGACCGGCAGGAAATTGCCCGGGGCCTTCATTTAAGCGTTGTTAAAAGGGCCGCCGCCATGATCGGTCGGGTCTCCTCCCAGGGGCCCATTGTTTTTTCAGGAGGGGTGGCCAAAAATCCCTGTATCCGGGATTTGGTGGCAGAAAAAATGAATCGCCAGGTTCTGGTGCCGAAAGATCCCCAGATGATGGGCGCCATGGGGGCGGCCCTTTTGCTTTTGGACAGGGG
It encodes:
- a CDS encoding ISL3 family transposase codes for the protein MSTSFIYHAFGLRDYFYKTTRFIGGIITFELIPKPEAVKCPECNSRSVTRKGIVTRDLRTIPVGSKPVILRTAIQRIWCSFCQFVRQIKLSFAQEGKSYTRAFERYVLELSQFMTIKDIAIHLRISWDTIKQIQKEDLLRRYRNIPLEKVRQIAIDEISIGKGHKYLTIVMDLESGRILHVGEGKGGEALKSFWTKVKISKAKIKAVSIDMSPAYLSAVIENLSGSAIVFDRFHVVKLFNEKLSDFRRKLYNLLANTGQQKLLKGVRWLLLKNPENLSDDKKEAQRLEEALKINQPLLVVYYMKEELRQIWNQKKKETAEKIVSNWINLANISKIPMLMKFAKTLAVHRQRILSYYDYRISTGPLEGTNNKIKTMKRKAYGYRDSEFFRLKLLDLHNKRYALIG
- a CDS encoding 2-hydroxyacyl-CoA dehydratase, coding for MIESYEPMWKDLGLDLEAHDALLTVLGTAYTDIYLAQENRPEGMAYFDFVMSEVHGLRIKELLDEKKAGRKIIGSYCVFVPEEIVLAANATLVGLCSGADFAMDAVEKYLPRNTCALIKSAMGFKLGKVCPYLEAADMVVGENTCDGKKKAYESMNDLMDNLYIMDLPQIKTDQGRILLKSEYNRFKTAVEELTGTCITKESLGAAIEQVNAKRSALHRLAKIRSAKPSPISGLDALLVNQVAFYDNPDRFTQSLNTICDELEKRIEKKQGGSGPGIPRVLISGCPMAVPNWKLPWIIESSGAVIVGEESCVGERGCRNLTDVSGTTVDALMDAITDRYFGVDCAIFTPNQERLDHILEMAQRYGADGVIHYGLQFCQPYTMEAIPVEKALEEKGLPCLRLETDYGMEDVEPIKTRVEAFVEQLGDSDRV
- a CDS encoding HAMP domain-containing protein gives rise to the protein MFLSPGTRFSDEPDIIVSRESGKKVFVISVPLRKGGKIVGVLAGAVNVSGFSSFFIHDFELGQEGFAYLAQEDGLVVSVSDPSIPLTWIGIHEFGQTILATGKGSIVFDYIQRQWLSAYETLENKKWIFVVTQSLDEAFLAAQKIGWYTGVIGLVSLVLIGVVVVYFFRKLVYERFDRMLDAIGKVERGDLDVRITGGDENDEIGALSKAFNRMADRLKTTLSSLHGEIQVRKKIEASLARHRDTLEVSVAQRTSELVSLQNYLEDVINSMPSIIVGVTHEMEITQWNLKADAITGISGKRARGSLFQDRFPHLKWMAKEMADAVGDKKVFFKARVARPDDKRPGYEDITLYPLMAKDMKGAVIRIDDVTEQAALEASMIQTEKMFSLGGLAAGMAHEINNPLAGIIQNLQVMKNRISPELPKNRETAEELGLDLNLFENYMEKRGMFRLMDSAVMAGGRAASIVDNMLSFSRQESAHLSEIHLPDLVDQAIELAYNDYSLKKKHDFKNIKIIRNYAAKDLRIKGHPSMLQQVFFNLLKNGAQAMGAPPCPGILSSPFPLTLRTAWRLFMLQIMGRAWIKRSVKGYLNLFIPQRRSGTVQGLVFLSLTLSLLKTTVVPLTWCQTLEKAVLL
- a CDS encoding cytoplasmic protein, with protein sequence MNKMVLFAFRGDPLCFIHVLLNSIEMKEKGQEGLIVLEGESVTLVEEMAKPGHFLNTLYQKAKSLNLFYGACRACATKLKAIEAIEKEGIELVGKMSGHPSMTDFTKKGYKIITF
- a CDS encoding 3-hydroxyacyl-ACP dehydratase, whose translation is MTYAGIDIGSRSIELVIIDENGQIAECLKTDTGFNPVAQAQTLIKGRTFEKIMATGYGRGLFEMAFDHAQTVTEIKAHARGVVHEFEDAASILDIGGQDSKAIALNAKGRVIKFEMNDRCAAGTGKFLEIMAKNLGFSLDQFGVAALAANQDLSINSMCTVFAESEVTSLIAQGADRQEIARGLHLSVVKRAAAMIGRVSSQGPIVFSGGVAKNPCIRDLVAEKMNRQVLVPKDPQMMGAMGAALLLLDRG
- a CDS encoding 2-hydroxyacyl-CoA dehydratase, whose product is MKNNDQDAIKKPLPYLLFDDVYLKKIENRGYEQAVALSAGGNKVVGTYCAFTPKEIVAAAGGIPVSLCAGSEDSFTAAEAHLPPVLCPLIKSSYGHALADTCPYFHMADFLLADATCDGKKKDV
- a CDS encoding 2-hydroxyacyl-CoA dehydratase; amino-acid sequence: MFELLPRLKPLHLLLLPQSPDPEISLGVWKDELFWVKKFLETQMDTRITDEALAQKIRLYNRLRRTVEKVYQMNTGPIPLVYGYEINRITSMAGFECDLEARIQDMAAAMEKIRERVGQDFLNEMKHRPRILLTGCPTTNKKLLHLIEEQGGVVVAMETCNGLKPVGKRVKEGQDPMDSLARKYLDIACACMSPNTRRLDLIGDLIEQYRVDGVIDLTWNACHTYNVESFTLQEAVQDRFDTPYIQILTDYSQNDLGQLATRVQAFLEMIV